Proteins from a genomic interval of Medicago truncatula cultivar Jemalong A17 chromosome 3, MtrunA17r5.0-ANR, whole genome shotgun sequence:
- the LOC25488779 gene encoding protein TAB2 homolog, chloroplastic, which yields MKRSQMQTIITKACKELGIRALPSKRCLSLLLWLEERYETVYTKHPGFQKGSKPLLPLDNPFATKLPEDLFGERWAFVQLPYSAVRAEASASEERFGYGSGLDLDLLGIEIDEKTLIPGLAVASSRAKILSAFMNGLELCSIETDTARSNLTLSVGISTRYVYATYKKSPTSTKEAEAWEAAKKASGGLHFLAIQDELDSEDCIGFWLLLDLPPPPV from the exons ATGAAAAG GTCACAGATGCAAACAATTATTACAAAAGCATGTAAGGAGCTTGGCATAAGAGCTCTTCCCAGTAAACGG TGCTTGTCATTACTTTTATGGCTAGAGGAACGCTATGAGACTGTATACACGAAACATCCTGGATTTCAAAAGGGATCCAAGCCTCTTTTGCCATTAGACAATCCTTTTGCGACGAAACTTCCAGAAGATCTTTTTGGGGAAAGATGGGCATTTGTTCAGTTACCTTACTCAG CTGTTCGAGCGGAGGCCTCAGCTTCAGAGGAAAGATTTGGATACGGTTCTGGGCTAGATCTTGATTTATTGGGTATTGAAATCGACGAGAAGACCTTGATCCCAGGATTGGCTGTTGCATCTTCTCGTGCTAAAATATTATCAG CTTTTATGAATGGATTGGAGCTCTGTTCCATTGAAACGGACACTGCTCGCTCTAACCTGACTCTTTCAGTTGGAATTTCGACTCGGTATGTATATGCGACCTATAAGAAAAGTCCTACCTCAACTAAAGAAGCTGAAGCTTGGGAAGCAGCTAAGAAAGCTTCTGGAGGTTTACATTTCCTAGCAATCCAAGATGAGTTAGATTCTGAAGATTGTATTGGCTTCTGGCTTTTGCTAGACTTGCCACCTCCACCTGTATAA
- the LOC11445583 gene encoding putative disease resistance RPP13-like protein 1, producing MLSFAFQLFKTLYCPFIHMLSRDTCFKILLLATHFILPDLLLQDQQKMAATMIGGAFLSATVQTLVEKLASTEFRDYIKNTKLNVSLLRQLQATMLNLQAVLDDAEEKQISNPHVKQWLDNLKDVVFDAEDLLNEISYDSLRCKVENAKAQNKTNQVWNFLSSPFNSFYKEINSQMKIMCDSLQLYAQNKDILGLQTKSARVSRRTPSSSGVNESVVVGRKGDKETIMNMLLSQRDTTHNNIGVVAILGMGGLGKTTLAQLVYNDEEVQQHFDMRAWACVSEDFDILRVTKSLLESVTSITWDSNNLDVLRVALKKNSREKRFLFVLDDLWNDNYNDWGELVSPFIDGKPGSMVIITTRQQKVAEVAHTFPIHKLDLLSNEDCWSLLSKHALGSDEFHHSSNTALEEIGRKIARKCGGLPIAAKTIGGLLRSKVDISEWTSILNSDIWNLSNDNILPALHLSYQYLPSHLKRCFAYCSIFPKDCPLDRKQLVLLWMAEGFLDCSQRGKKMEELGDDCFAELLSRSLIQQLSDDDRGEKFVMHDLVNDLATFVSGKSCCRLECGDIPENVRHFSYNQENYDIFMKFEKLHNFKCLRSFLFICLMKWRDNYLSFKVVNDLLPSQKRLRVLSLSRYKNIIKLPDSIGNLVQLRYLDISFTGIKSLPDTICNLYNLQTLNLSGCRSLTELPVHIGNLVNLHHLDISGTNINELPVEIGGLENLQTLTLFLVGKCHVGLSIKELRKFPNLHGKLTIKNLDNVVDAREAHDANLKSKEQIEELELIWGKHSEDSQEVKVVLDMLQPPINLKVLKIDLYGGTSFPSWLGSSSFYNMVSLSISNCENCVTLPSLGQLPSLKDIEIRGMEMLETIGLEFYYAQIEEGSNSSFQPFPSLERIKFDNMLNWNEWIPFEGIKFAFPQLKAIELRDCPKLRGYLPTNLPSIEEIVISGCSHLLETPSTLRWLSSIKKMNINGLGESSQLSLLESDSPCMMQDVEIEKCVKLLAVPKLIMRSTCLTHLRLDSLSSLNAFPSSGLPTSLQSLDIENCENLSFLPPETWSNYTSLVSLRFYRSCDSLKSFPLDGFPVLQTLDIDDWRSLDSIYILERSSPRSSSLQSLRIKSHNSIELFEVKLKMDMLTALEDLHMKCQKLSFSEGVCLPPKLRTIVISTKKTAPPVTEWGLQYLTALSSLWIVKGDDIFNTLMKESLLPISLVSLNIMVLSEMKSFDGNGLRHLFSLQYLYFAGCQQLGSLPENCFPSSLKSLKFVDCKKLELIPVNCLPSSLKSLKFVDCKKLESLPENCLPSSLKSLELWKCEKLESLPEDSLPDSLKRLDIYGCPLLEERYKRKEHWSKIAHIPVIEINDQVTI from the coding sequence ATGTTAAGCTTTGCTTTCCAGCTTTTCAAAACATTATATTGTCCATTCATTCACATGCTTAGTAGAGATACTTGCTTCAAAATTCTGCTATTAGCTACACATTTCATACTACCTGATTTGCTTTTACAAGATCAACAGAAGATGGCTGCAACTATGATTGGAGGCGCTTTTCTCTCTGCAACTGTTCAGACCTTAGTTGAGAAACTTGCTTCAACTGAGTTTCGTGATTACATCAAAAACACTAAGCTCAATGTCTCACTCTTGAGGCAGTTACAAGCAACCATGCTCAATCTTCAGGCTGTTCTAGATGATGCAGAGGAGAAGCAGATCAGCAATCCCCATGTCAAACAGTGGCTTGATAACTTGAAAGATGTTGTCTTTGATGCTGAGGATTTGCTCAACGAAATCAGTTACGATTCCCTGCGATGCAAGGTGGAGAATGCAAAAGCTCAAAACAAAACTAATCAGGTGTGGAACTTCCTTTCTTCTCCTTTTAATAGTTTTTACAAAGAGATCAAttcccagatgaagatcatgtgTGATAGCTTGCAACTTTATGCACAGAATAAAGATATACTTGGTTTGCAAACTAAAAGTGCTAGAGTTTCTCGTAGAACACCTTCTAGTTCAGGGGTAAATGAATCTGTCGTGGTGGGTAGGAAGGGTGACAAAGAGACAATAATGAACATGTTGCTATCTCAAAGAGACACAACCCATAACAATATAGGTGTTGTTGCAATTTTGGGCATGGGAGGTTTAGGAAAAACTACCCTTGCCCAACTTGTTTACAATGATGAAGAagttcaacaacattttgataTGAGGGCGTGGGCTTGTGTGTCTGaggattttgatattttgagaGTAACCAAGTCTCTCCTTGAATCGGTCACTTCCATAACATGGGATAGCAATAATCTTGATGTCCTTCGAGTTGCGTTAAAGAAAAACTCAAGGGAGAaaagatttttgtttgtgttggatGATTTGTGGAATGACAATTATAATGATTGGGGTGAACTAGTAAGTCCCTTCATTGATGGAAAACCCGGAAGCATGGTGATTATAACAACACGCCAACAAAAAGTTGCTGAGGTGGCACACACATTTCCAATACATAAATTAGATCTTCTATCAAATGAAGATTGTTGGTCTTTACTCTCAAAGCATGCATTGGGAAGTGATGAGTTTCACCATAGTTCAAACACAGCCCTTGAAGAAATAGGCAGGAAGATTGCAAGAAAGTGTGGAGGATTGCCAATAGCTGCTAAAACAATAGGAGGACTTCTACGTTCAAAGGTAGACATAAGTGAGTGGACTTCAATTTTGAACAGTGACATATGGAACTTATCAAATGATAATATTCTTCCTGCATTGCATTTGAGTTATCAATATCTTCCCTCTCATTTGAAAAGATGCTTTGcatattgttcaatttttccaaaGGATTGCCCACTCGATAGGAAGCAATTGGTTTTGTTGTGGATGGCAGAAGGCTTCCTTGATTGTTCTCAACGGGGGAAAAAGATGGAGGAATTAGGTGATGATTGTTTTGCTGAATTGTTATCGAGATCgttaattcaacaattaagCGATGATGATCGTGGGGAAAAATTTGTCATGCATGACCTTGTCAATGATTTAGCTACATTCGTATCAGGAAAAAGTTGTTGCAGGCTTGAATGTGGTGACATCCCTGAAAATGTTCGTCACTTCTCATATAACCAAGAAAACTACGACATTTTCATGAAGTTTGAgaaattacacaattttaaatGTTTGCGAAGCTTCCTATTTATTTGCTTGATGAAGTGGAGGGACAATTACTTATCCTTCAAGGTGGTTAATGATTTGCTACCATCACAAAAAAGGTTGCGTGTGTTATCACTATCGAGGTATAAAAACATCATCAAGCTACCTGATTCAATTGGAAATTTGGTGCAGTTGCGGTATCTAGATATCTCATTCACTGGAATCAAAAGCTTGCCTGATACAATATGTAACCTTTACAATTTGCAGACCTTGAATTTATCAGGTTGTAGGAGTCTCACTGAATTGCCAGTGCATATTGGAAATTTAGTCAATTTACATCACCTTGATATAAGTGGGACTAACATAAATGAGTTGCCTGTGGAAATCGGGGGACTAGAAAACCTTCAAACTCTCACCCTCTTTTTAGTAGGTAAGTGCCACGTAGGGTTAAGTATCAAAGAGCTAAGGAAATTCCCAAACCTACACGGAAAACTTACCATCAAGAACCTGGATAATGTTGTTGATGCCCGAGAGGCACACGATGCCAACCTGAAAAGCAAAGAGCAAATTGAGGAGTTAGAGCTGATATGGGGAAAACATAGTGAAGATTCGCAAGAAGTGAAAGTTGTGCTCGATATGTTGCAACCACCAATAAATCTGAAGGTGCTTAAAATTGACTTGTATGGTGGGACAAGTTTTCCGAGTTGGTTGGGAAGTTCTTCGTTTTATAACATGGTATCTCTCAGTATCAGTAATTGTGAAAATTGTGTGACACTTCCATCCCTAGGGCAGTTACCTTCTCTCAAGGACATAGAAATACGTGGTATGGAGATGTTGGAGACAATTGGCCTGGAGTTCTATTATGCCCAGATTGAAGAAGGATCTAATTCTTCCTTCCAACCATTCCCATCCCTTGAGCGTATAAAGTTCGACAACATGCTCAATTGGAATGAATGGATTCCCTTTGAAGGCATAAAATTTGCTTTTCCTCAACTTAAGGCAATAGAGTTACGTGATTGTCCAAAACTAAGGGGATATTTGCCCACCAACCTTCCTTCCATAGAAGAAATTGTAATATCAGGTTGTTCTCATCTATTGGAAACACCATCTACTCTGCGTTGGTtgtcttcaataaaaaaaatgaatatcaaTGGGCTTGGTGAAAGTTCCCAATTGTCATTGCTTGAGAGTGATTCTCCGTGTATGATGCAAGATGTAGAGATTGAAAAGTGTGTTAAGCTATTAGCTGTGccaaaattgattatgagaagCACTTGTCTTACACACTTGAGACTCGATTCACTTTCTTCTCTCAATGCATTTCCATCAAGTGGTCTACCCACTTCATTGCAATCACttgatattgaaaattgtgAGAATTTATCCTTCCTACCTCCTGAAACATGGAGCAACTACACATCACTTGTGAGTCTTCGGTTCTATCGTAGCTGTGATTCACTTAAATCCTTTCCACTCGATGGTTTCCCTGTGCTCCAAACACTTGACATTGATGATTGGAGAAGTCTGGAttccatttatattttagaaaggTCTTCACCTCGGTCGTCAAGCCTCCAATCACTTCGGATCAAATCCCATAATTCAATTGAATTATTTGAAGTCAAGCTTAAGATGGACATGCTCACCGCTCTTGAAGATTTGCATATGAAATGCCAAAAGTTGTCATTTTCTGAAGGAGTTTGTCTACCTCCCAAATTAAGAACAATTGtgatttctaccaaaaaaacagCACCGCCGGTTACGGAATGGGGTCTCCAATATTTGACAGCTCTTTCATCATTGTGGATTGTAAAGGGTGATGATATATTTAACACCTTGATGAAGGAGTCATTGCTACCCATCTCCCTTGTGTCTCTAAATATCATGGTTCTCTCTGAAATGAAGTCCTTTGATGGAAATGGGCTTCGACACCTCTTCTCTCTCCAATATCTCTATTTTGCGGGTTGTCAACAGCTTGGGTCATTGCCAGAAAACTGCTTCCCTTCCTCACTGAAATCACTTAAATTTGTTGATTGTAAGAAGCTTGAGTTAATTCCAGTAAACTGCCTCCCATCATCGCTGAAATCACTTAAATTTGTTGATTGTAAGAAGCTTGAGTCATTACCAGAAAACTGCCTCCCATCATCGCTGAAATCACTTGAATTGTGGAAATGTGAAAAGCTAGAGTCATTACCAGAAGACAGCCTCCCTGACTCACTGAAGAGACTGGACATTTATGGATGTCCATTGTTAGAAGAAAGGTATAAAAGGAAGGAACATTGGTCCAAAATTGCTCACATCCCTGTCATAGAAATAAATGACCAGGTTACAATATGA
- the LOC11445582 gene encoding putative disease resistance RPP13-like protein 1: MLSFAFQLFKTLYCPFIHMLSRDTCFKILLLATHFILPDLLLQDQQKMAATMIGGAFLSATVQTLVEKLASTEFRDYIKNTKLNVSLLRQLQATMLNLQAVLDDAEEKQISNPHVKQWLDNLKDVVFDAEDLLNEISYDSLRCKVENAKAQNKTNQVWNFLSSPFNSFYKEINSQMKIMCDSLQLYAQNKDILGLQTKSARVSRRTPSSSGVNESVVVGRKGDKETIMNMLLSQRDTTHNNIGVVAILGMGGLGKTTLAQLVYNDEEVQQHFDMRAWACVSEDFDILRVTKSLLESVTSITWDSNNLDVLRVALKKNSREKRFLFVLDDLWNDNYNDWGELVSPFIDGKPGSMVIITTRQQKVAEVAHTFPIHKLDLLSNEDCWSLLSKHALGSDEFHHSSNTALEEIGRKIARKCGGLPIAAKTIGGLLRSKVDISEWTSILNSDIWNLSNDNILPALHLSYQYLPSHLKRCFAYCSIFPKDCPLDRKELVLLWMAEGFLDCSQRGKKMEELGDDCFAELLSRSLIQQLSDDDRGEKFVMHDLVNDLATFVSGKSCCRLECGDIPENVRHFSYNQENYDIFMKFEKLHNFKCLRSFLFICLMTWRDNYLSFKVVNDLLPSQKRLRVLSLSRYKNIIKLPDSIGNLVQLRYLDISFTRIKSLPDTICNLYNLQTLNLSRCNSLTELPVHIGNLVGLRHLDISGTNINELPVEIGGLENLQTLTLFLVGKRHIGLSIKELRKFPNLQGKLTIKNLDNVVDARDAHDANLKSKEQIEELELIWGKHSEDSQEVKVVLDMLQPPINLKVLKIDLYGGTSFPSWLGSSSFYNIVSLSISNCENCVTLPSLGQLPSLKDVEIRGMEMLETIGPEFYYAQIEEGSNSSFQPFPSLERIKFDNMLNWNEWIPFEGINAFPQLKAIELRNCPELRGYLPTNLPSIEKIVISGCSHLLETPSTLHWLSSIKKMNINGLGESSQLSLLESDSPCMMQDVVIEKCVKLLVVPKLILRSTCLTHLRLDSLSSLTAFPSSGLPTSLQSLHIRSCENLSFLPPETWSNYTSLVSLQLWWSCDTLTSFPLDGFPALQTLTILDCRSLDSIYISERSSPLSSSLESLIIESHDSIELFEVKLKMDMLTALEMLNLKCAELSFCEGVCLPPKLQSIAISTQKTAPPVTEWGHQYLTALSYLRIDKGDDIFNTLMKESLLPISLVSLNIRDLSEMKSFDGNGLRHLSSLQYLDFSFCPQLESLPENCLPSSLKSLILFQCEKLESLPEDSLPDSLERLNIWGCPLLEERYKRKEHCSKIAHIPVIWINHQVRI, translated from the coding sequence ATGTTAAGCTTTGCTTTCCAGCTTTTCAAAACATTATATTGTCCATTCATTCACATGCTTAGTAGAGATACTTGCTTCAAAATTCTGCTATTAGCTACACATTTCATACTACCTGATTTGCTTTTACAAGATCAACAGAAGATGGCTGCAACTATGATTGGAGGCGCTTTTCTCTCTGCAACTGTTCAGACCTTAGTTGAGAAACTTGCTTCAACTGAGTTTCGTGATTACATCAAAAACACTAAGCTCAATGTCTCACTCTTGAGGCAGTTACAAGCAACCATGCTCAATCTTCAGGCTGTTCTAGATGATGCAGAGGAGAAGCAGATCAGCAATCCCCATGTCAAACAGTGGCTTGATAACTTGAAAGATGTTGTCTTTGATGCTGAGGATTTGCTCAACGAAATCAGTTACGATTCCCTGCGATGCAAGGTGGAGAATGCAAAAGCTCAAAACAAAACTAATCAGGTGTGGAACTTCCTTTCTTCTCCTTTTAATAGTTTTTACAAAGAGATCAAttcccagatgaagatcatgtgTGATAGCTTGCAACTTTATGCACAGAATAAAGATATACTTGGTTTGCAAACTAAAAGTGCTAGAGTTTCTCGTAGAACACCTTCTAGTTCAGGGGTAAATGAATCTGTCGTGGTGGGTAGGAAGGGTGACAAAGAGACAATAATGAACATGTTGCTATCTCAAAGAGACACAACCCATAACAATATAGGTGTTGTTGCAATTTTGGGCATGGGAGGTTTAGGAAAAACTACCCTTGCCCAACTTGTTTACAATGATGAAGAagttcaacaacattttgataTGAGGGCGTGGGCTTGTGTGTCTGaggattttgatattttgagaGTAACCAAGTCTCTCCTTGAATCGGTCACTTCCATAACATGGGATAGCAATAATCTTGATGTCCTTCGAGTTGCGTTAAAGAAAAACTCAAGGGAGAaaagatttttgtttgtgttggatGATTTGTGGAATGACAATTATAATGATTGGGGTGAACTAGTAAGTCCCTTCATTGATGGAAAACCCGGAAGCATGGTGATTATAACAACGCGCCAACAAAAAGTTGCTGAGGTGGCACACACATTTCCAATACATAAATTAGATCTTCTATCAAATGAAGATTGTTGGTCTTTACTCTCAAAGCATGCATTGGGAAGTGATGAGTTTCACCATAGTTCAAACACAGCCCTTGAAGAAATAGGCAGGAAGATTGCAAGAAAGTGTGGAGGATTGCCAATAGCTGCTAAAACAATAGGAGGACTTCTACGTTCAAAGGTAGACATAAGTGAGTGGACTTCAATTTTGAACAGCGACATATGGAACTTATCAAATGATAATATTCTTCCTGCATTGCATTTGAGTTATCAATATCTTCCCTCTCATTTGAAAAGATGCTTTGcatattgttcaatttttccaaaGGATTGCCCACTCGATAGGAAGGAATTGGTTTTGTTGTGGATGGCAGAAGGCTTCCTTGATTGTTCTCAACGGGGGAAAAAGATGGAGGAATTAGGTGATGATTGTTTTGCTGAATTGTTATCGAGATCgttaattcaacaattaagCGATGATGATCGTGGGGAAAAATTTGTCATGCATGACCTTGTCAATGATTTAGCTACATTCGTATCAGGAAAAAGTTGTTGCAGGCTTGAATGTGGTGACATCCCTGAAAATGTTCGTCACTTCTCATATAACCAAGAAAACTACGACATTTTCATGAAGTTTGAgaaattacacaattttaaatGTTTGCGAAGCTTCCTATTTATTTGCTTGATGACGTGGAGGGACAATTACTTATCCTTCAAGGTGGTTAATGATTTGCTACCATCACAAAAAAGGTTGCGTGTGTTATCACTATCGAGGTATAAAAACATCATCAAGCTACCTGATTCAATTGGAAATTTGGTGCAGTTGCGGTATCTAGATATCTCCTTCACTAGAATCAAAAGCTTGCCTGATACAATATGTAACCTTTACAATTTGCAGACCTTGAATTTATCAAGGTGTAACAGTCTTACTGAATTGCCAGTACATATTGGAAATTTGGTCGGCTTACGTCACCTTGATATAAGCGGGACTAACATAAATGAGTTGCCTGTGGAAATTGGGGGACTAGAAAACCTTCAAACTCTCACCCTTTTTTTAGTGGGTAAGAGACATATAGGGTTAAGTATCAAAGAGCTCAGGAAATTCCCAAACCTACAGGGAAAACTTACCATCAAGAACCTGGATAATGTTGTTGATGCCCGAGACGCACACGATGCCAACCTGAAAAGCAAAGAGCAAATTGAGGAGTTAGAGCTGATATGGGGAAAACATAGTGAAGATTCGCAAGAAGTGAAAGTTGTGCTCGATATGTTGCAACCACCAATAAATCTGAAGGTGCTTAAAATTGACTTGTATGGTGGGACAAGTTTTCCGAGTTGGTTGGGAAGTTCTTCGTTTTATAACATCGTATCTCTCAGTATCAGTAATTGTGAAAATTGTGTGACACTTCCATCCCTAGGGCAGTTACCTTCTCTCAAGGACGTAGAAATACGTGGTATGGAGATGTTGGAGACAATTGGCCCGGAGTTCTATTATGCCCAGATTGAAGAAGGATCTAATTCTTCCTTCCAACCATTCCCATCCCTTGAGCGTATAAAGTTCGACAACATGCTCAATTGGAATGAATGGATTCCCTTTGAAGGCATAAATGCTTTTCCTCAACTTAAGGCTATAGAGTTACGCAATTGTCCAGAACTAAGGGGATATTTGCCCACCAACCTTCCTTCCatagaaaaaattgtaataTCAGGTTGTTCTCATCTATTGGAAACACCATCTACTCTGCATTGGTtgtcttcaataaaaaaaatgaatatcaaTGGGCTTGGTGAAAGTTCCCAATTGTCATTGCTTGAGAGTGATTCTCCATGTATGATGCAAGATGTAGTGATTGAAAAGTGTGTTAAACTATTAGttgttccaaaattgattctgAGAAGCACTTGTCTTACACACTTGAGACTCgattctctttcttctctcactGCATTTCCCTCAAGTGGTCTACCCACTTCATTGCAATCACTTCATATTCGTAGTTGTGAGAATTTATCCTTCCTACCTCCTGAAACGTGGAGCAATTACACATCACTTGTGAGTCTTCAGTTATGGTGGAGCTGTGATACACTTACATCCTTCCCACTTGATGGTTTCCCTGCGCTCCAAACACTTACCATACTTGATTGTAGGAGTCTAGATTCCATTTATATTTCAGAAAGGTCTTCACCTCTGTCGTCGAGCCTCGAATCACTTATAATCGAATCCCatgattcaattgaattatTTGAAGTCAAGCTTAAGATGGACATGCTCACAGCTCTTGAAATGTTGAATCTAAAATGTGCAGAGTTGTCATTTTGTGAAGGAGTTTGTCTACCTCCCAAATTACAATCAATTGCTATTTCTACCCAAAAAACAGCACCGCCGGTTACGGAATGGGGTCACCAATATTTGACGGCACTTTCCTACTTGCGAATTGATAAGGGTGATGATATATTTAACACCTTGATGAAGGAGTCGTTGCTACCCATCTCCCTTGTGTCTCTAAATATCAGGGATCTCTCTGAAATGAAGTCCTTTGATGGAAATGGGCTTCGACACCTCTCCTCTCTCCAATATCTCGATTTTTCGTTTTGTCCACAGCTTGAGTCATTGCCAGAAAACTGCCTCCCTTCCTCGCTGAAATCACTTATATTGTTTCAATGTGAAAAGCTTGAGTCATTACCAGAAGACAGCCTCCCTGACTCTCTTGAGCGTCTGAACATTTGGGGATGTCCATTGTTAGAAGAAAGGTATAAAAGGAAGGAACATTGCTCCAAAATTGCTCACATCCCTGTCATATGGATAAACCACCAAGTCAGAATATGA